From a single Calothrix sp. NIES-2098 genomic region:
- a CDS encoding aromatic amino acid beta-eliminating lyase/threonine aldolase yields MNNQPEQFASDNNSGICPEAWEYMLKANQGSAPAYGNDVWTQKATDYFRELFEIDCKVFFAFNGTAANSLSLAALCQSYHSVICHEISHIETDECGAPEYASNGSKLLLAKGENGKLTAEAIEVLVTKRTDIHYPKPKVISITQATELGTLYTPDELLSIKETAQKHNLKIHMDGARFANAVAAMNKSPAEITWKSGVDVLCFCGTKNGMALGEAILFFNKALAEDFDYRIKQAGQLASKMRFISAPWLGLLETGAWLKNARHANQCAAYLEHKLLGIDGVEIMFPREANAVFAKLPEYTIQILKEKGWQFYTFIGVGGVRFMCSWNTTQSRIDELVNDIKNAI; encoded by the coding sequence ATGAATAACCAGCCCGAACAATTTGCTAGTGATAATAACTCTGGTATTTGTCCAGAAGCCTGGGAGTATATGCTTAAAGCCAATCAAGGGAGCGCTCCTGCTTATGGTAATGATGTATGGACGCAAAAAGCAACCGATTATTTTCGCGAACTGTTTGAAATAGATTGCAAAGTATTTTTTGCTTTCAACGGTACAGCAGCAAACTCTCTATCTTTAGCTGCACTTTGTCAGTCTTATCACAGCGTTATCTGTCATGAAATATCCCACATCGAAACAGATGAATGTGGCGCACCAGAGTATGCTTCTAACGGTTCTAAATTATTACTAGCTAAAGGTGAAAATGGCAAGTTAACAGCAGAAGCTATAGAGGTGCTGGTGACTAAACGCACTGATATTCATTATCCTAAACCGAAAGTAATTAGCATTACCCAAGCAACTGAATTAGGTACTTTATATACGCCGGACGAACTTTTAAGTATTAAAGAAACTGCTCAAAAGCATAACTTAAAAATCCATATGGATGGCGCTCGCTTTGCAAATGCAGTCGCCGCTATGAATAAAAGTCCTGCTGAAATTACTTGGAAGAGTGGTGTAGATGTGTTGTGTTTTTGTGGCACGAAAAATGGTATGGCTTTAGGCGAAGCAATACTTTTCTTTAACAAAGCATTAGCCGAAGATTTTGACTATCGTATCAAACAAGCTGGACAATTAGCTTCAAAAATGCGCTTTATTTCTGCCCCTTGGTTGGGCTTATTAGAAACTGGTGCGTGGTTGAAAAATGCACGCCATGCAAATCAATGTGCTGCATATTTAGAACATAAGTTATTAGGCATAGATGGTGTTGAAATAATGTTTCCCAGAGAAGCTAATGCTGTATTTGCAAAACTACCTGAATATACAATTCAAATTCTTAAAGAAAAAGGCTGGCAGTTTTATACATTTATTGGTGTAGGAGGAGTTCGTTTTATGTGTTCTTGGAATACAACACAATCTAGAATTGATGAACTGGTTAATGATATCAAAAATGCAATTTAA
- a CDS encoding Cl- channel voltage-gated family protein gives MLLPVLTQRFRSLWQPRRGLAIAEASVIGVVAALSAVFLKVGSGWLGTWRVHSSHILPAWLALPLVGMAFGFLAGWLVQRFAPEASGSGIPQVKATLANVPMTLSWRVAAVKLVSAIIALGSGITLGRQGPTVQVGAGLAAGMSRWVPTSPDHRRQMIAAGAGAGLAAAFNAPIAGVLFIVEELLQDLSGITLGTAIIASFIGGVISRLLGGGSLDLNLPLTRSLSQFSIPEIPFFLLLGVLAGLLAALFNQGLVFSIKLYRRLHVSLPLRVALAGFISGCVVALLPTSFRDNTGLREYLITGSENPLLAAIAFVAQFLLTLVAFGSGAPGGLFAPSLILGTCLGHIVGVFESQLLGGGSPMTYALAGMGGFFSAVSKVPITAIVIVFEMTTDFNLVLPLMIVSVTSYLVAEKVVPGSLYEKLLQLNGITLTSNAPVEGILTTLTAKDVMQQRVETLDVEMTIDEAMQAFSRSHHRGFPVVEEGKLVGIVTQTDLLKIRESASHTLRDRNFPNETAIREIMTPSPITVTPKHNLRNVLYLLDRYQISRLPVVEGRKLIGIITRADIIRAEADHLNCDNATMGPQPEPSYVVYQTRAPNIGRGRLLVTVANPETAGTLLQMAAAIARDRHYEIECVQVILVSRHSSPTETQVRTAKSRRLLRQAEVLAKKWDIPLHTQIRVAHDVAQAILETVNERHIDIILMGWKGNTSTPGRIFGTVVDTIIRQATCDVVLVKLGNCQESKVKNQESKLSNQYTFNRWLVPMAGGPNARMAIKLLPALVTLGQDPQIRLTRVFKPSELAPDMTVLEQAIRQLIRRRKLSSTVFASPVKADSVPQGVINLVKTEGYDVVVLGASREGLLQQAIQGNIPEAIASGVESTVILVRGAISSN, from the coding sequence ATGTTGCTTCCGGTTCTGACTCAGCGCTTTCGCAGTCTGTGGCAGCCAAGAAGAGGTTTAGCGATCGCAGAAGCTTCTGTTATCGGTGTTGTTGCTGCACTGTCGGCGGTGTTTCTTAAAGTTGGATCGGGATGGTTGGGCACATGGCGAGTCCATAGTTCCCACATTTTACCAGCATGGTTGGCTTTACCTTTGGTGGGGATGGCTTTTGGATTTCTCGCAGGTTGGCTAGTGCAACGGTTTGCGCCGGAAGCATCAGGTAGCGGTATCCCGCAAGTGAAAGCGACGTTGGCTAATGTGCCGATGACTCTGTCTTGGCGTGTGGCAGCTGTGAAGTTAGTCAGCGCTATTATTGCGTTGGGTTCCGGTATAACTCTAGGGCGACAAGGCCCCACCGTTCAAGTAGGGGCTGGTTTGGCAGCCGGAATGAGTCGTTGGGTTCCTACTTCCCCAGATCATCGGCGACAGATGATTGCGGCAGGTGCGGGTGCGGGTTTGGCAGCTGCGTTTAATGCCCCGATCGCAGGCGTACTTTTTATCGTGGAAGAGTTACTCCAAGATTTATCCGGGATAACTTTAGGAACTGCAATTATCGCCTCGTTTATTGGTGGGGTAATTTCGCGGTTATTAGGTGGTGGTAGTCTTGACCTGAATCTGCCTTTGACTCGATCCTTGAGTCAATTTTCGATCCCAGAAATTCCCTTTTTCTTATTGTTGGGTGTCTTGGCAGGGTTGTTGGCTGCCTTATTTAATCAGGGTCTAGTTTTTAGTATAAAACTTTATCGAAGATTGCACGTCAGTTTACCGTTAAGAGTCGCTTTAGCTGGTTTTATTTCTGGTTGTGTTGTGGCATTACTCCCTACTTCTTTCCGTGATAATACAGGCTTAAGAGAATATTTAATTACGGGTTCAGAAAATCCTTTATTAGCTGCGATCGCTTTTGTTGCTCAGTTCCTTCTCACTTTGGTAGCCTTTGGTTCTGGCGCACCTGGAGGATTATTTGCTCCCAGCCTCATTTTGGGTACTTGTTTAGGACATATTGTGGGTGTGTTTGAATCCCAACTTTTAGGCGGAGGTTCCCCAATGACCTACGCTTTAGCCGGAATGGGGGGATTTTTTAGCGCCGTTTCTAAAGTACCAATCACAGCAATTGTGATTGTGTTCGAGATGACGACAGATTTTAACTTGGTGCTTCCTTTGATGATTGTGTCTGTGACTTCTTATTTAGTTGCAGAGAAGGTAGTGCCTGGTTCGCTTTATGAAAAACTTTTACAGTTAAATGGCATCACTCTAACTTCCAATGCTCCTGTAGAGGGTATACTCACAACGCTAACGGCTAAAGATGTGATGCAACAACGAGTGGAAACTCTTGATGTGGAGATGACGATTGATGAAGCTATGCAAGCATTCTCTCGTTCCCATCACCGGGGTTTTCCCGTAGTAGAAGAAGGCAAGCTAGTAGGAATTGTTACGCAAACAGACTTACTCAAAATCCGCGAGAGTGCTTCGCACACGCTTCGCGATCGCAATTTCCCAAACGAGACGGCGATTCGAGAAATTATGACGCCCAGCCCGATTACAGTCACACCAAAACACAACCTGCGTAATGTGCTGTATTTACTCGATCGCTATCAAATTAGCCGCTTACCAGTGGTGGAGGGACGAAAACTGATTGGGATTATTACCCGCGCAGATATTATCCGCGCCGAAGCAGATCATCTCAATTGTGATAACGCCACAATGGGGCCCCAACCGGAACCATCTTATGTAGTTTACCAAACACGGGCACCCAACATCGGCAGAGGTAGATTGCTGGTGACAGTGGCTAATCCTGAGACAGCCGGGACTTTATTACAAATGGCCGCAGCCATTGCGCGCGATCGCCACTATGAAATTGAGTGTGTCCAAGTTATTTTAGTATCGCGCCACAGTTCCCCCACCGAAACCCAAGTCAGGACAGCAAAAAGTCGGCGTTTATTACGACAAGCAGAAGTTTTAGCGAAAAAGTGGGACATTCCTTTGCATACACAGATTCGTGTAGCTCACGATGTCGCTCAGGCCATTTTAGAGACAGTTAACGAACGACACATCGACATAATTTTAATGGGCTGGAAAGGTAACACTTCCACCCCAGGCCGGATTTTTGGCACAGTTGTCGATACCATCATTCGCCAAGCCACCTGCGATGTAGTGTTGGTGAAATTGGGTAATTGTCAAGAGTCAAAAGTCAAGAATCAAGAGTCAAAACTTAGCAATCAATATACTTTTAATCGCTGGTTAGTACCGATGGCGGGCGGCCCGAATGCAAGGATGGCGATTAAATTACTTCCGGCTTTGGTGACATTGGGACAAGATCCGCAAATCCGCCTGACACGAGTGTTTAAACCATCTGAGTTAGCACCAGATATGACAGTTTTAGAACAAGCCATTCGTCAACTCATCCGCCGTCGCAAATTGTCCAGTACTGTATTTGCGTCTCCAGTTAAAGCTGATTCAGTACCCCAAGGCGTAATTAACCTTGTGAAAACCGAAGGTTACGATGTCGTGGTTTTAGGGGCTTCGCGGGAGGGGTTATTGCAGCAGGCAATTCAAGGTAACATTCCGGAAGCGATCGCCTCTGGTGTAGAAAGTACAGTAATTCTAGTTAGGGGTGCGATTAGCAGTAATTAA
- a CDS encoding TM2 domain-containing protein, translating to MNVENNTNKDRLLVSYILCAAWFFGLGGLHRLYNGKIATGVLWLCTVGLFGVGQFVDLLLIPGMVDEHELKLRAKAGLSPLGIPLNQPAIASQVYRPSGNQLMVKLIEAAERNNGTLTVTQGVKATGVGFAEVEASLKEMFKSGYVRIDNDPITGAVTYHFHEL from the coding sequence ATGAATGTTGAAAACAACACCAATAAAGACCGTCTTCTTGTGTCCTACATCTTGTGTGCAGCCTGGTTTTTTGGTTTGGGAGGACTGCACCGTTTATATAATGGCAAGATTGCAACAGGTGTGTTGTGGCTGTGTACCGTTGGTTTATTTGGCGTAGGACAGTTTGTGGATCTTTTGCTCATCCCCGGTATGGTTGACGAACACGAGCTGAAACTTAGAGCCAAAGCAGGCTTATCTCCCTTGGGAATACCACTCAATCAACCTGCGATCGCCTCTCAAGTTTACCGTCCCAGTGGCAACCAACTCATGGTTAAACTGATTGAAGCAGCAGAAAGAAATAATGGCACTCTCACTGTTACTCAAGGTGTGAAAGCCACAGGAGTCGGTTTTGCTGAAGTGGAAGCTAGCCTGAAGGAAATGTTCAAATCAGGTTACGTCAGAATAGATAACGACCCCATTACTGGAGCCGTCACCTACCATTTTCATGAACTTTAA
- a CDS encoding magnesium-protoporphyrin IX monomethyl ester aerobic oxidativecyclase, with protein sequence MVDSLKKPGFEELRPGIKVPAKETLLTPRFYTTDFDEMARMDISVNEDELKAILEEFRADYNRHHFVRDAEFEQSWDHIDGETRRLFVEFLERSCTAEFSGFLLYKELGRRLKDKSPVLAECFNLMSRDEARHAGFLNKAMSDFNLSLDLGFLTKSRAYTFFKPKFIFYATYLSEKIGYWRYITIYRHLEAHPEDRIYPIFRFFENWCQDENRHGDFFDAIMKSQPQMLNDWKARLWSRFFLLSVFVTMYLNDIQRQDFYASIGLDAREYDIYVIKKTNETAGRVFPLMLDVDNPEFYQRLDDCVEKMAKLNAIANSKTPKFLQFFQKLPLYTSIGWQMLRLYLMKPIDAVSAQGMAR encoded by the coding sequence ATGGTAGATTCCCTCAAAAAACCAGGCTTTGAAGAATTGCGCCCAGGGATCAAAGTCCCGGCAAAAGAAACACTGTTAACACCCCGGTTTTATACCACCGACTTTGATGAAATGGCGCGGATGGATATCTCCGTCAACGAAGACGAGTTAAAAGCCATTCTCGAAGAGTTCCGCGCTGACTACAACCGCCATCATTTTGTTCGGGATGCCGAGTTTGAACAATCCTGGGATCATATTGATGGGGAAACTCGCCGTTTGTTCGTTGAATTTTTAGAACGTTCCTGTACAGCCGAGTTTTCCGGGTTTTTGCTGTACAAAGAACTCGGACGCCGCTTGAAAGATAAAAGCCCAGTTTTGGCAGAATGCTTCAACTTGATGTCACGAGATGAAGCACGCCATGCAGGCTTTTTGAACAAAGCGATGTCAGACTTTAATCTCTCCCTAGATTTAGGGTTTTTGACTAAGAGCCGGGCTTACACCTTCTTTAAGCCGAAATTTATCTTCTACGCTACCTATCTTTCTGAAAAGATTGGTTATTGGCGGTATATCACCATTTATCGTCATTTAGAAGCGCATCCCGAAGATCGGATTTACCCGATTTTCCGCTTCTTTGAAAATTGGTGTCAGGACGAAAACCGTCATGGTGATTTCTTCGATGCAATCATGAAATCCCAGCCGCAAATGCTGAATGATTGGAAAGCAAGACTATGGAGTCGCTTCTTCCTGTTGTCAGTGTTTGTGACAATGTATCTCAATGACATCCAGCGTCAAGACTTCTATGCATCTATTGGACTGGATGCGCGGGAATACGATATCTATGTAATCAAAAAGACTAACGAAACTGCAGGAAGAGTTTTCCCGTTGATGCTGGATGTAGATAATCCAGAGTTTTATCAACGGTTAGATGATTGCGTTGAAAAGATGGCAAAATTGAACGCGATCGCTAACTCTAAAACTCCTAAATTCCTGCAATTCTTCCAGAAGTTACCACTTTACACTTCCATTGGTTGGCAGATGCTACGGCTGTACCTAATGAAACCGATTGATGCTGTTTCTGCTCAAGGTATGGCGCGTTAA
- a CDS encoding peptidoglycan-binding domain 1 protein has protein sequence MAFNVSILKLPVIKLGSEGDVVRAWQSFLKDSEFPIGVADGDFGKQTDQATRSYQQRNGLTADGVVGNMTYAKALDRGLILKLNIPANTLLSYLGFGEAEVKDLQTSLNKTGQLNPALKVDGDFGDTSSKGLAEAYKKRDVRLRSELEEALSNTTKQKLGQDLTQALDILNSYAKIQRFCLSGAHWVDSFPTSKLISDLASPFRQRVEAFQKSLIDAGCQVIVTATHRPKERAYLMHYAARIYRQEIAAKYVPSMAGVNIEWEHYTNAGSVQAANEMLDAYGIGGNPVSLNSRHIQRLAIDWNVTWNGKINIRDGNGRMVAVGDPPNAALNRTLWNVGSTYGVYKLSNDPPHWSVDGY, from the coding sequence ATGGCTTTTAATGTCAGCATTCTAAAATTACCAGTCATTAAACTTGGTTCAGAAGGAGATGTTGTTCGTGCTTGGCAAAGCTTTTTAAAAGATTCTGAATTTCCGATTGGGGTTGCTGATGGTGACTTTGGGAAACAAACAGACCAAGCAACTCGCAGCTATCAACAAAGAAATGGCTTAACTGCTGATGGTGTTGTTGGCAATATGACCTATGCCAAAGCGCTCGATCGGGGTTTGATTTTAAAACTGAATATTCCAGCTAATACATTGCTCAGTTATCTTGGTTTTGGAGAAGCAGAGGTTAAAGATTTACAAACATCTTTAAATAAAACTGGGCAATTAAATCCTGCTTTAAAAGTAGATGGAGACTTTGGTGATACAAGTAGTAAAGGGTTAGCCGAAGCATACAAAAAAAGAGATGTCCGCTTGCGTAGCGAACTAGAAGAGGCACTAAGTAATACTACTAAGCAAAAACTAGGGCAAGATTTAACTCAAGCATTGGATATTTTAAATAGTTATGCAAAAATTCAGAGATTTTGCCTCAGCGGCGCTCATTGGGTTGATAGCTTTCCTACCAGCAAATTAATTTCTGATTTAGCTTCACCATTTCGTCAAAGAGTAGAAGCATTTCAAAAATCACTGATTGATGCAGGATGTCAAGTAATTGTTACGGCTACTCATCGTCCTAAAGAACGTGCTTACTTAATGCATTATGCAGCCAGAATTTATAGACAAGAAATTGCTGCTAAATACGTGCCAAGTATGGCTGGAGTCAATATCGAGTGGGAGCATTACACCAATGCTGGTTCAGTACAAGCTGCGAATGAGATGTTAGATGCTTATGGAATTGGTGGCAATCCTGTTTCCTTAAATTCTCGCCATATTCAAAGACTGGCTATTGATTGGAATGTTACTTGGAATGGCAAGATTAATATTAGAGATGGTAATGGGCGAATGGTGGCTGTAGGCGACCCACCAAATGCGGCTCTCAATAGAACTTTATGGAATGTAGGTAGCACCTACGGAGTGTATAAGTTGAGTAATGACCCTCCCCATTGGTCTGTGGATGGCTATTAA
- a CDS encoding cell wall hydrolase/autolysin, producing the protein MKFGVDIGHNCPPDTGARGLKFEDNLTLDVGNRVISKLQALGHQVIPCKPDRASTVTQSLAQRCDKANSNKVDVYVSIHFNSFNGQANGTEVFAGSESSRKIAKPVLDEIIKLGFFNRGVKSGSHLYVLRNTNMPAILVEGCFLDSQKDMNLFNPEALANAIVKGLTGKLPTTPVNPVPDEEQNVDTTIQRLQKTLNQLKITDKNGKSLVEDGIAGSATSSAVAKFQKIVGISETGNADKATWDAINLILAKRIIRLNHAGGPVIRYLQYRLGVEVDGVYGPQTEVSVKNFQKQNGLLADGIVGPASWQKLIG; encoded by the coding sequence ATGAAATTTGGCGTTGATATTGGGCATAATTGCCCTCCAGACACCGGAGCGAGAGGCCTCAAATTTGAGGATAATTTAACCTTAGATGTGGGAAATAGAGTAATATCGAAGCTCCAAGCTTTAGGGCATCAAGTCATACCTTGTAAACCAGATAGAGCTAGCACAGTAACTCAATCACTTGCTCAAAGATGCGACAAAGCAAATTCTAATAAAGTGGATGTGTATGTATCCATTCACTTTAATTCTTTTAACGGACAAGCAAACGGCACAGAAGTATTTGCTGGTAGCGAAAGTAGTCGAAAAATTGCTAAACCAGTATTAGATGAAATTATCAAATTAGGATTTTTTAATCGGGGTGTTAAAAGTGGTTCCCATTTATATGTTCTGAGAAATACAAATATGCCCGCGATTCTTGTAGAAGGTTGCTTCCTCGATTCACAAAAAGATATGAATCTTTTTAATCCGGAAGCACTGGCGAATGCAATTGTCAAAGGCTTAACAGGTAAATTACCCACTACTCCTGTCAACCCAGTACCAGATGAAGAACAGAATGTAGATACTACAATTCAGAGACTACAAAAAACTTTGAATCAACTGAAGATAACTGATAAAAATGGTAAAAGTTTAGTGGAAGATGGCATAGCCGGAAGCGCTACAAGTTCTGCGGTAGCCAAATTTCAAAAAATTGTGGGAATTTCTGAAACTGGAAATGCTGACAAAGCTACATGGGATGCAATTAATCTGATTTTAGCCAAAAGAATCATTCGCCTAAATCATGCTGGGGGCCCGGTTATTCGCTATTTGCAATATCGTTTAGGTGTTGAAGTCGATGGTGTATATGGCCCGCAGACAGAGGTGAGTGTGAAAAACTTTCAAAAGCAAAATGGATTACTCGCTGATGGAATTGTCGGCCCTGCTTCTTGGCAGAAATTAATTGGTTAG